One part of the Ralstonia pickettii genome encodes these proteins:
- a CDS encoding ABC transporter substrate-binding protein — protein MLRGRFTPAHAALASIAAAALTLSTTALAQVPAGYPASYADTIAAAKKEGKVVVYATTDTKAADPLIKDFESLYPGVKVEYNDMNSSELYNRFISEQAAGGASADMMWNSSMDSQLKLAQTYAMKYDSPEVPNVPKWAVYKGLAYGTTYEPAVFLYNKRLIKDSEAPQTHADFAKLVASQPERFKNKVTTYDIEKSAVGFMMAAQDNLDSPQYFDFVKAVGPNLVLQSSTGTMMERVASGENLVAYNILGSYAIARAKKDPSIGIVYPKDYTLVVSRVAMIAKKAKNPNAAKLWLDYILSKRGQEILANKSDLHSLRDDVTGEATAAGLKKILGNSIKPIPVDESILAFLEPKKRLDFIKQWRTAAGR, from the coding sequence ATGCTTCGTGGCCGCTTTACGCCCGCGCACGCCGCTCTCGCTTCAATTGCCGCTGCCGCACTGACCCTCAGCACCACCGCCCTCGCACAAGTACCGGCTGGTTATCCCGCCAGCTACGCCGACACCATCGCCGCCGCCAAGAAGGAAGGCAAGGTGGTGGTCTATGCGACGACCGACACCAAGGCTGCCGATCCGCTGATCAAGGATTTCGAGTCGCTCTACCCGGGCGTGAAGGTGGAGTACAACGACATGAACAGCAGCGAGTTGTACAACCGCTTCATCAGTGAGCAGGCTGCCGGCGGCGCCTCCGCTGACATGATGTGGAACTCGTCGATGGACTCGCAGCTCAAGCTGGCGCAGACCTACGCGATGAAGTACGACTCGCCGGAAGTGCCGAACGTGCCGAAGTGGGCTGTCTACAAGGGCCTGGCCTACGGCACGACGTACGAGCCCGCCGTGTTCCTGTACAACAAGCGCCTGATCAAGGATTCGGAAGCGCCGCAAACGCACGCCGATTTCGCCAAGCTGGTCGCCAGCCAACCCGAGCGCTTCAAGAACAAGGTCACGACGTACGACATCGAGAAGTCGGCCGTGGGCTTCATGATGGCTGCGCAGGACAATCTCGATTCGCCGCAGTACTTCGACTTCGTCAAGGCAGTGGGCCCGAACCTGGTGCTGCAGTCCTCGACCGGCACGATGATGGAGCGCGTGGCCTCGGGCGAAAACCTGGTGGCGTACAACATCCTGGGCTCGTACGCGATTGCACGCGCCAAGAAGGATCCGTCGATCGGCATCGTCTATCCGAAGGACTACACGCTGGTGGTGTCGCGCGTGGCGATGATCGCCAAGAAGGCGAAGAACCCGAACGCGGCCAAGCTGTGGCTGGACTACATCCTGTCCAAGCGCGGCCAGGAAATCCTCGCCAACAAGTCGGATCTGCACTCGCTGCGGGACGACGTGACGGGCGAAGCCACCGCCGCCGGCCTGAAGAAGATTCTCGGCAACAGCATCAAGCCGATTCCGGTCGACGAATCGATCCTGGCGTTCCTGGAACCCAAGAAGCGCCTGGACTTCATCAAGCAATGGCGCACCGCCGCCGGCCGTTGA
- a CDS encoding ABC transporter permease, with protein MRSLAQDRAAARQATLKRSPWTRVGQALPRGVVILLTALAIFTPLALIFYQSFLSAPFFMPDALAGLDAYRFIFTDSDFWHAFEKSTALAFGLAVISVPLGGILAFLMVRSDLPGRRILEPLLMIPVFVSPMVLAFGYVVSAGPVGFYTVWFKSLFGGAPWNVYSFTSIIIIAGLTHVPHVYLYVSSALRSLGSDVEEAARIAGASPLSVALNVSLPMVRPALLYAAVLVIFLGFEVFGLVLVLGDPEGHLVLATYLYKLTNKLGTPAYHLMAAVAVCLVMVTFPLVLLQRYMLRSANRFVTVKGKVTRSRPLPLGSWRWPAWAVVVLWFFVTVVVPLSGIALRAFVSNWGEGVSLVEAFSTTAFQQIFEQPQFLRAMVNTVLIGVIGGAIAVACYTCIGLAMHRKPDGWTRFLDYSVLVPRAIPGLLAGLAFLWVFLFVPNWIETGLTDSGLPFANWIIENVVPSLRDLRSTIFSVWIAYTVVWLAYGLRLISAALLQVGPELEEAARSVGATRARTTRDVTVPLTRYGLLGAWLLIFLIFEREYSTGVYLLSPGTETIGSMLVSLWAGGAIDIVAALSFVNIVLVAVGLGIALRFGVKLHD; from the coding sequence ATGCGTTCTCTAGCGCAAGACCGTGCCGCCGCTCGCCAAGCCACCCTCAAGCGCTCGCCCTGGACGCGTGTGGGACAGGCTTTGCCGCGCGGCGTGGTCATTCTGCTTACCGCGCTGGCGATTTTCACGCCGCTGGCGCTGATCTTCTACCAGAGCTTTCTGTCTGCGCCGTTCTTCATGCCCGACGCGCTGGCGGGGCTGGATGCGTATCGCTTCATCTTTACGGATTCGGACTTCTGGCACGCCTTCGAGAAATCCACCGCGCTCGCTTTCGGGCTGGCGGTGATCTCGGTACCGCTGGGCGGCATCCTGGCGTTCCTGATGGTGCGTTCGGACCTGCCGGGCCGCCGCATTCTCGAACCGCTGCTGATGATTCCGGTGTTCGTCTCGCCGATGGTGCTGGCGTTCGGCTACGTGGTGTCCGCCGGCCCGGTGGGCTTCTACACCGTGTGGTTCAAGAGCCTGTTTGGCGGTGCGCCGTGGAACGTGTATTCGTTCACCAGCATCATCATCATTGCGGGCCTGACGCACGTGCCCCACGTGTATCTGTATGTCTCGTCAGCGCTGCGCAGCCTCGGTTCGGATGTGGAAGAAGCCGCGCGTATCGCGGGGGCATCGCCGCTATCGGTGGCGCTCAACGTGAGCCTGCCGATGGTGCGCCCCGCGCTGCTTTACGCAGCCGTGCTGGTGATCTTCCTGGGCTTCGAGGTCTTCGGGCTGGTGCTCGTGTTGGGCGATCCGGAAGGCCATCTGGTGCTCGCCACGTACCTGTACAAGCTGACCAACAAGCTCGGCACGCCGGCCTATCACCTGATGGCCGCCGTGGCGGTCTGCCTGGTGATGGTGACGTTCCCGCTGGTGCTGCTGCAACGCTACATGCTGCGCTCGGCCAACCGCTTCGTCACCGTCAAGGGCAAGGTCACGCGCAGCCGCCCGCTGCCGCTGGGCTCGTGGCGCTGGCCGGCCTGGGCTGTCGTGGTGCTGTGGTTCTTCGTGACGGTGGTGGTGCCGCTGTCGGGCATCGCGCTGCGCGCCTTCGTATCGAACTGGGGTGAAGGGGTGTCGCTGGTGGAAGCGTTCTCGACCACCGCGTTCCAGCAGATCTTCGAGCAGCCGCAATTCCTGCGCGCGATGGTCAACACGGTACTGATCGGCGTGATCGGTGGCGCCATCGCCGTGGCTTGCTACACCTGCATCGGCCTGGCCATGCACCGCAAGCCGGATGGCTGGACGCGTTTCCTCGATTACAGCGTGCTGGTGCCCCGTGCCATTCCGGGTCTCCTGGCTGGCCTGGCGTTCCTGTGGGTGTTCCTGTTCGTGCCGAACTGGATCGAGACCGGCCTGACCGACAGCGGCCTGCCGTTCGCCAACTGGATCATCGAGAACGTTGTGCCGAGCCTGCGCGACCTGCGCAGCACGATCTTCAGCGTGTGGATCGCCTACACGGTCGTGTGGCTGGCCTATGGCCTGCGGCTGATCTCGGCTGCGCTGCTACAAGTCGGTCCGGAACTGGAAGAGGCGGCACGCTCGGTCGGCGCCACCCGCGCCCGCACCACGCGCGACGTGACGGTACCGCTCACGCGCTACGGCCTGCTCGGCGCGTGGCTGCTGATCTTCCTGATTTTCGAGCGCGAGTACTCGACCGGTGTGTATCTGCTGTCGCCGGGCACCGAGACGATCGGCTCGATGCTGGTTTCCCTGTGGGCGGGCGGCGCCATCGATATCGTTGCCGCGCTGTCCTTCGTCAATATCGTGCTGGTGGCCGTCGGCCTCGGCATCGCACTGCGTTTCGGAGTGAAGCTCCATGATTGA